From Campylobacter showae:
GGCAAAAAAGACGATCAAATTTTCGTTAGCGACTACTACAAGCTAAACAAAATCGACGCTAGAACCGCCTACTACGTAACCGGCTCAAACGTACTCGGACCTATGGGCAACGAGCTGATACCGTTTGCCAGCGAAGAGGACGCTAAGACCTTCGCCAAAGATCACGGCGGCAAACAGATCGTCAAATTTGACGAGATCACGACTCTTTTAGTTGAGAGGTTGATGTGAGGCTCATCTGCGTTTTAGCGGGCTTTTTTGCGATCCTTTACATTTGTATCGGGGCACATTATCTAGGCTTTGATAGAGCGGGCAAGGAGGCTCAGCTAAATTTGATCCAAAAATCCGTCAAAGACGCGCAAATTTCGACGAATTTTATTTCAAAAGAGTACGGGAAGTTTGTCTATGCCGAGTAAAAATTTTATCGATTACGCAGTTACGCTGCTCTATAAAGACCGCGCCGATCACGCTTTTAGCTTTTTTATCTTCGCTTTTATCGTGTTTATCTTAAGCGCTGTTCTTTTCGTCTCAAGCTCCATCCAAAGCGACCTTACAAATTTGACCCGATCAAAGCCCGAAGTCGTCGTCGAAGCTCTGCGCGCCGGCAAACGCGATCTGATGCACGACGGCTACATCTACGACGTCTCAAAGATCGCGGGCGTAGCTAGCGTAGAGGGCGCGGTCGAGGGGGAGTATTATTTCGCGCAAAAGAGAGTCTGGTTTCGCATCGTCGGCGATGAAAATTTGGACGAAAACGAGATGATCGTGGGCGAAGGCGTGAAAAAAGAGATGGCGGAGCTTTATTACGATGACGTTTTTAACTTTTTAACCGAAGAAAAGATGATACCGATAAAGATCAACAAAACCGCACCGCATGAAACGGGTATCGTCTCAAACGACGTCATCTATATGAATCCCGCCACCGCGCGCGAAGTGCTAAGCCTAAAAGAGGGCGAATACACGAGGCTCTACGTCGAGGTACCAAACGTAAACGAGATCAGCGAAGTGGCCCTAAAGATCCAAAACGTCTATCCAAACACCGAGGTTACGAGCATCGAGGACGGAGTAGCCAAAATAAGGCACCTTTACTACTACAAAGGCGGCATTTTCATGGTGCTTTACGTCGTGGCGATGGTTTCGTTTTTCATCCTGCTGAAAAATCAAATTTCGCTCGCTTACGGCGAGAAGAAAAAGGAGATCGCGATATTGCGCAGTATCGGCTTTAGCGTTAGAAATATCATCGCACTTAAATTTATCCAAAACATCGTCGTTTCTTTTAGCGCCTATTTGCTAGGCGTCGCGGGAGCCTATATCTACGTGTTTTTATTCGGCGCGCCGTTTTTACGCGATATATTTTTAGGCAGCGAGGTGGCGAATTTTACCGATTTTACGCCGATCATAGACTTTAATATGCTATTTTTGATCTTCGTTTTTAGCGTGATTCCGTTTTTGGCATTCGTCATAATCCCGTCGTGGCGCATCGCCGTTAGCGACATGAGCGAGGCGATAAAATGAACGCAATAGAAGTAAAAAATCTATGTAAAATTTACAATCAAAATAAACCCAACGAATTTCACGCGCTAAAAAATATAAATTTGACTGTAAAAAGCGGCGATCTAGTTATCCTAAAAGGCGTTAGCGGTAGCGGCAAAAGTACGCTACTAGGCATTCTAGGCGCGCTTAGCAAACCAAGTAGCGGCGAAGCACTGATCAACGGCCGCAACGTCTCAAAGCTACCCGACATCATGAGTTCAAATTTTAGACATAGCGAGGTAGGGTTTATATTTCAGTCCTTTAACCTGATCGAGGGCCTTAGCGTCTATCAAAACGTGCTAGCGCCGCTAAGCCTAACAAGTCTTAAAAAAACCGAGCTAAATTCGCAAATCGAGCGCGCGCTAAATCTCGCCAACATCGCGCACAAAAAAGATCAAATCATCTCAAAGCTAAGCGGCGGCGAGAAGCAGCGATGCGCGATAGCAAGGGCTCTAGCGATGGATCCTAGCGTCATACTAGCCGACGAACCGACGGCAAATTTGGACAAACAAAACTCGCTTATTTTTATCGAAATGCTAAAAAAATTTAAAGAGCTAAAAAAGACCGTCGTCGTCGCCACGCACGATATTTTATTTGACGATCTGGACTTCGTGGACGGCTACGTGAGGATGCAGGACGGAGAGATGCTGTGAGCGTATTTTTATCTGACGAAGTTATCGCGTTTTTGTTGATCGAGCTTATAATAATTGTTTTAATGGGTATTTCGCAGTATTTCGTCGTGCGCATCATGCGCCTGTGGGACTTTAACTCGACGTCAAATTTGCAATACGACCTAGAAAAGCGCAACTACCTCGTAAATACGATTTTGTTTTTCGCCGTAGTTTGCAAGATCGTTTTATTCGTATTTTTTGCGCTATCTCTAAACGAGCTAGCAGACGTGGTACCCGGCGCCATGTGCTCTGCCGGCGTCATCGGTTCAAATCAATTTGGCGGCATTTTGCTACTGCTAAAACTGCTACTCATTTTTGGCTTCGGGCTGTGGCTCATTATAAATTCGCTTGATTTAAAGGCGACGAATTTCCCGTATTTAAAGCGAAAATACGTCATCTTCACCGCGCTTTTTATCGGCGTTTTGATCGAATTTGCCGCTGAGATTTTGTTTTTTAGCAACGTACCGCTAAAAGTACCCGTCTTTTGCTGCTCGGTCGTGTTCCAGGCGCCAAAGCTACCGTTTGGCTATACGAAGTTAAATTTGGTCATATTTTACTACGCCGTTTTTGCGGTCATTTTGACGCTAAATTTACTCAAACAGACGATGGCGAGCTTTGTTTGTAACCTGCTGTTTTTATTTATCGCATACTACGCGATTACTTATTTTTTCGGGCTTTACGTCTACGAACAGCCAAATCACAAATGCCCGTACTGCATGCTAAAAGGCGAGTATTTTTACGTCGGTTACCTCATCTGGGGTTCGCTGTTTTTGGGTATTTTCTACGGCATATCGGCGTTTTTGGTCGAGCTAATCGTGAAAAAACCTTACGAGCATTTGCTCAAAATTTCCTCTTTTTGGCTGATCGTAAATGCTCTTGTTTGCAGCTTTTTCGTCGCTAAATACTACCTTTTGCGAGGAGTTTTATTATGATAAGGCAAATTTTCGCCGCCGTGCTACTTATCGGCGTGGTGGCGCTGCTCGCGTTTTCCGTGGATACTAGCGAGGGCAAAATCGTAGTTCGCCACGGCAATATAGAAAAAAAGCCGCTAGAAATCGAGCTTGGCAAATACCTCTGCTTTGAGAGCAAGGTGCTCATTAGCGACCTAAACAACACGGCTCAGGCGGTGATGCCAAACGGCGATACGTACTTTTTCTACGACATCTCAAACTCGTTTACTTGGCTCATGCGGCAAAAAAATAAAGACGACGTCGTGCTGTGGGTGTATTCGCAAGACACAAGCCGATATATCCTAGCTAAAGACGCCTGGTACTCGCGCGTAGACATCACTCCGATGGGATACGGTATCGGTGCGTACGAATACCACGTTTACGGCATCAACGACAACTATTTCGAGGACGTAATGCTCTACGCCGCACGGGGAGAGACGCTGATAAATCCGCTCATTTTTATCTTGCTTTCGGAGAATAAAATTTAGCTTTTAGAGCCCATTTGGCTATTTTATTCTCCAAGAAGCAAATTGTCTCTCCAAAGTAAAAACGGTTAAAAGGGGACAGTTGTTACCGCACCGCAAATACTTAACAATCGGTCTATTGTATGAAATTTGACAAATATTTTACCGCTACAAGAAAGATGGCTGGCTATGGCAAAGATTACAATTTTATATTTGCTAGCTAAATTTGCACGTATCGCCAATTTATATAAATAATTTTAAAGCGTTTTAGGTGTTTCCGTTAGTTTAGAAATTTGACAAAATATCACTAACGTTTTTTCAAAAACCGATATTCACAAACAAGTGATCTTATGATACCACAGAATATAACACGGCTAATTTTAGCCGCGATATATAACTAACGGTAAACCGCCTTACAAAAGGTTAGTATCTAATATTATTAACCTTCAAAAAATCCCTCAACGCTTCGTATTCACCGTTTTCAAAGTATCGCCATTTGCCTGGCTTTAGCATACCAAGATCGACACGACCAAAACTAACGCGTTTTAGATCCATCACCTCAAGGTCGAAATATCCGAAAAATCGGCGTAGTTCACGGTTTTGTCCCTCGTTTATCACGACTTTTAGCTTCGTAAAACCGCCGCTCGAGCCAAAAACTTTATAGTCTAAAAACGGCTTAAATTCCATCGATTTTATCGCAGTTTTAGCATGCGCGCCCTTAGTAGCGTCCGCAGCGAAAAAACCCTCGTTCATCGCCGTTATCACCTCAGGCGTTATCTCGCCCTTTACTTTCAGATAGTATTCGCGCTCTACGTCGCTGTTCATCAGCGCCGTGGCGATCGCGGGAGCGTCCGTTAGTAAAAGTAGTCCCTCGCTAGCGTAGTCAAGCCGCCCGATACTAACAAATTTTGCAAACTGACGATCCAAACTATCATAGATCGTTTTGCGTCCGCGGTCGTCCTTTTTACTAACGAGTTCGCCCTTTTGTTTGTGATAAACGATCACGGTAAATTCTTTTTTTAGCCTTACTATGCGGCTGTTTATTTTTACTTTATCCTCTTCGCTAACGCTAGTAGCCAGCTCGCTAACGACGCGGCCGTTTACGCTAACTTTGCCCTGCTTTATTAGCTCGTCAGCCTCTCTACGCGAATAACTCGTGTTATGCGATATAAATTTGTTTAGTCTGCTTTTTTGCATTTTATAGTCCTAAATTTGCAAGGTCGTGTATGTGTAAAACGCCGACCGGAACGCCGTTTTCTACGACGGCTAGTAGCTGTATCTTGTGCCGCTCGATGAGCGCTAACGCATCTATCGCTAACATCTCTTTATCATTTAGCTCTTTTGGCTTTAGCGTCGCATATTTGATCGCAGCGTCGTTTAGATCAAAGTCCTCTCTCATCAGCGCGCGCCTAAGGTCTCCGTCGCTTAAAATAGCGTCCAAAATGCCGTCTTTATCGACGATCAAAACTGTACCGAGTTTGCCGTGCGTCATCGTGTCGATCGCCTGCTTTAGGCTCGCATTCCAGCGTACTATCGGTAAATTTTCGCTTCTCATTACGTCTTTTACCTTTAGAAATAGTCTCTTGCCAAGACTTCCGCCTGGATGAAAATTTGCAAAATCCTCTTTTTTAAAGCCTCGCTTTTCCATCAAACAAACGGCTAACGCATCGCCTAGGGCTAACGTTAGCGTCGTCGAGCTAGTTGGCGCG
This genomic window contains:
- a CDS encoding ABC transporter permease, which produces MPSKNFIDYAVTLLYKDRADHAFSFFIFAFIVFILSAVLFVSSSIQSDLTNLTRSKPEVVVEALRAGKRDLMHDGYIYDVSKIAGVASVEGAVEGEYYFAQKRVWFRIVGDENLDENEMIVGEGVKKEMAELYYDDVFNFLTEEKMIPIKINKTAPHETGIVSNDVIYMNPATAREVLSLKEGEYTRLYVEVPNVNEISEVALKIQNVYPNTEVTSIEDGVAKIRHLYYYKGGIFMVLYVVAMVSFFILLKNQISLAYGEKKKEIAILRSIGFSVRNIIALKFIQNIVVSFSAYLLGVAGAYIYVFLFGAPFLRDIFLGSEVANFTDFTPIIDFNMLFLIFVFSVIPFLAFVIIPSWRIAVSDMSEAIK
- a CDS encoding ABC transporter ATP-binding protein; translation: MNAIEVKNLCKIYNQNKPNEFHALKNINLTVKSGDLVILKGVSGSGKSTLLGILGALSKPSSGEALINGRNVSKLPDIMSSNFRHSEVGFIFQSFNLIEGLSVYQNVLAPLSLTSLKKTELNSQIERALNLANIAHKKDQIISKLSGGEKQRCAIARALAMDPSVILADEPTANLDKQNSLIFIEMLKKFKELKKTVVVATHDILFDDLDFVDGYVRMQDGEML
- a CDS encoding pseudouridine synthase, with the protein product MQKSRLNKFISHNTSYSRREADELIKQGKVSVNGRVVSELATSVSEEDKVKINSRIVRLKKEFTVIVYHKQKGELVSKKDDRGRKTIYDSLDRQFAKFVSIGRLDYASEGLLLLTDAPAIATALMNSDVEREYYLKVKGEITPEVITAMNEGFFAADATKGAHAKTAIKSMEFKPFLDYKVFGSSGGFTKLKVVINEGQNRELRRFFGYFDLEVMDLKRVSFGRVDLGMLKPGKWRYFENGEYEALRDFLKVNNIRY
- a CDS encoding KpsF/GutQ family sugar-phosphate isomerase, whose amino-acid sequence is MSDTIKIAANVLKTEANELTRNAEILDGEFEKAVEILYQTKGKVVVTGVGKSGHVGAKIAATLASTGTPSFFMHPTEAMHGDLGMIGKDDTLLAISFSGESEELTKILPHVQRFGVPIVAMARDKFSTLAKFSDAFVKLDVSKEACPLDAAPTSSTTLTLALGDALAVCLMEKRGFKKEDFANFHPGGSLGKRLFLKVKDVMRSENLPIVRWNASLKQAIDTMTHGKLGTVLIVDKDGILDAILSDGDLRRALMREDFDLNDAAIKYATLKPKELNDKEMLAIDALALIERHKIQLLAVVENGVPVGVLHIHDLANLGL